GGCGCGGCGAAACTTTTCAATGGCATCGTCGGACCCTCCATTCTCGACCGATTGTCCCGGTCCCCGCTGTGATGATTTGTCTGTGTTGGGATTCTCGCAAGAGGGAATCCCGACCGGCATCGGGAAGGAGCCCATCCCGTGAACACACTTTCCCGCTTGGCAGGGGCACATCTTGACCGCTATCAATACCGACGTCAAATCGTTCCCGTTCGGACAAACTGTCGTTCATAGGTCGGAGGCCTTAGATGAGAAAGCTCGCAGCTATCCTGTATCTCGTAATGACGGCGATTCCGACTGTCGGTAACGCCGACAATGGTTCACTGCCCCGCGAAGAAGTGACAGTCCAGCTCGGTGCTGCGCTGCCCAGCAGTGACCTGTTGAAAAAGAGCGCCGAAACCGGCGTGTACTTCGGCGGCAGCTACCAACACTACCTCACCCCGCGGCTGACCGTCGGATTGCAGGGCGGCTGGAACAAGTTCGGCACAGTCGCAGCAGCCGATACGCCGAGGCGGCATTTGTGACGGAAGACAAACGCAGCGGCCACACCCAGCCGGGTCCCGATTTCATCCGTGCCATCGTGGCCGAGGACACGGCGTCGGGAAAGTACGACGGCCGGGTGGCGACGCGTTTTCCGCCGGAACCCAACGGCTATCTGCACATCGGTCACGCCAAGTCGATCTGCCTGAACTTCGGCGTCGCCGCCGAATTCGGCGGCACGACCAACCTGCGCTTCGACGACACCAACCCGGTCAAGGAAGAGCAGGAATACTTTGAAGCGATCGAAGACGATGTCCGCTGGCTCGGCTTCGACTGGCAGGAGCGTCTCTATCACGCGTCCGACTACTTCGCGCAGCTATATGATTTCGCCGTGGAGTTGATCAAAGACGGC
This genomic stretch from Candidatus Zixiibacteriota bacterium harbors:
- a CDS encoding glutamate--tRNA ligase family protein, with product MTEDKRSGHTQPGPDFIRAIVAEDTASGKYDGRVATRFPPEPNGYLHIGHAKSICLNFGVAAEFGGTTNLRFDDTNPVKEEQEYFEAIEDDVRWLGFDWQERLYHASDYFAQLYDFAVELIKDGKAYVDDLSVDQIREFRGTLTETGRESPYRNRSVDENLDLFARMRAGEFPDGSRVLRAKIDMASGNINMRDPAVYRIKHAAHQRTGNDWCIYPMYDFAHCLSD